The Dyella caseinilytica genome has a window encoding:
- the flgJ gene encoding flagellar assembly peptidoglycan hydrolase FlgJ produces the protein MADIGNAAAQSLSTWTDLSGFSALRHQAETDQSATLPAVAKQFESMFTQMLLKSMRDASFGDPLFESQATDEWQDMYDQQLSLNLSQHGKGLGIADMLVRQLGGHNSGEHGDKQAGAVNGAGLVDTWKQRLYEVEDATRSAGRAAMSWLPADAEAFVRELAPQASIVAKELGLSLRTVLAQAALETQWGKHMPTQTNGSSSFNLFGIKAGSSWGGPRVTVPTVEYEDGIAVRKQAQFRAYRSTADSLADYADLIGKDPRYAEARGRGDDVLGYARALIEGGYATDPEYAGKVAAIANSAMMRDALDALKKTTSLPTP, from the coding sequence ATGGCCGATATCGGTAACGCCGCAGCGCAGAGCCTGAGCACCTGGACCGATCTGTCCGGGTTCAGCGCCTTGCGCCATCAGGCCGAAACCGATCAGAGCGCCACGCTGCCGGCGGTAGCAAAGCAGTTTGAATCGATGTTCACGCAGATGCTACTGAAGTCGATGCGTGACGCCAGCTTCGGCGATCCCTTGTTCGAGAGCCAAGCCACCGACGAATGGCAGGATATGTACGACCAGCAGCTCTCGTTGAACCTGTCGCAGCACGGTAAAGGTCTGGGTATCGCCGACATGCTGGTCCGTCAGCTCGGCGGACATAACAGCGGCGAGCATGGTGACAAGCAAGCCGGTGCCGTCAATGGCGCCGGACTCGTCGATACGTGGAAACAGCGCCTCTATGAAGTCGAGGACGCAACACGCTCGGCAGGGCGCGCGGCGATGTCCTGGCTGCCGGCTGATGCCGAAGCCTTCGTGCGTGAGTTGGCGCCGCAAGCCAGCATCGTGGCCAAGGAGCTGGGTTTGTCGCTGCGTACCGTGCTGGCGCAAGCTGCATTGGAAACACAGTGGGGCAAACACATGCCCACGCAAACGAACGGCAGCAGCAGCTTCAACTTGTTTGGCATCAAGGCCGGCTCAAGTTGGGGTGGGCCGCGTGTGACCGTGCCCACGGTGGAATACGAAGACGGCATTGCCGTGCGCAAGCAGGCACAGTTTCGAGCCTACCGATCCACCGCCGACTCGCTGGCGGACTATGCCGACCTGATCGGCAAGGATCCCCGTTACGCCGAGGCCCGTGGCCGCGGCGACGACGTGCTCGGCTATGCCCGGGCATTGATCGAGGGTGGTTACGCCACTGACCCGGAGTACGCGGGCAAAGTGGCGGCGATTGCCAACAGCGCCATGATGCGCGACGCGCTGGATGCGCTTAAGAAAACCACCTCCCTGCCGACACCGTGA
- a CDS encoding flagellar basal body P-ring protein FlgI — translation MNIAWLKKSSVTCLLAALIVSLTPVQTAHADKIRDLVQVAGVRSNQLVGYGLVVGLDGTGDQTTQAPFTTQSLENMLKQFGVSIPTNTGTQPQLKDVAAVTITAELPPFAKPGQAIDVTVASIGNAKSIRGGELLMTPLRGADGNVYAVAQGSVVVGGVSASGRSGSSVQINISASGRIPNGASVERVVPNSFGSAGDLVLDLNTADYVTAGRISDAINRLYGAGTARPLDGGSVSVRGPVDPSQKVAWLGAIESLDVEPGDAPARVIVNSRTGTVVIGSDVRVSAAAVAHGSIQVTISEQPQVSQPGPFSNGQTTVVPNSQISINQQGGHMFKFGPGVSLDSIVRAVNQVGATPTDLISILEALKQAGALHADLVVI, via the coding sequence ATGAACATTGCGTGGTTGAAGAAATCATCGGTAACGTGCCTGCTTGCCGCGCTGATTGTCTCGTTGACGCCAGTGCAGACAGCCCACGCCGACAAGATCCGCGACCTGGTGCAGGTCGCCGGCGTGCGCAGCAACCAACTTGTCGGTTACGGCTTGGTCGTTGGCCTGGATGGCACCGGCGACCAAACCACCCAGGCGCCATTCACCACACAAAGTCTGGAGAACATGCTCAAGCAATTCGGTGTGTCGATTCCCACGAACACCGGCACGCAGCCACAGCTGAAAGATGTGGCCGCCGTCACCATTACCGCCGAACTCCCTCCCTTTGCCAAGCCCGGCCAAGCCATCGACGTCACGGTGGCATCGATCGGTAACGCCAAGAGCATTCGCGGTGGCGAATTGTTGATGACGCCTCTGCGCGGCGCGGATGGCAATGTCTACGCCGTCGCGCAGGGTAGTGTGGTCGTTGGCGGTGTCAGCGCGTCAGGCCGCAGTGGCTCCAGCGTGCAGATCAATATCTCCGCCAGCGGACGTATTCCCAATGGCGCTTCGGTCGAGCGCGTGGTGCCCAATTCGTTTGGTAGCGCGGGTGATCTGGTGCTGGACTTGAACACGGCCGATTACGTCACGGCGGGCCGCATTTCCGATGCCATCAATCGTCTTTATGGTGCGGGCACAGCACGCCCACTCGACGGCGGTTCCGTTTCGGTACGCGGCCCGGTCGATCCCAGTCAGAAAGTGGCTTGGCTGGGTGCGATCGAGTCGCTTGACGTGGAGCCTGGCGATGCGCCAGCGCGCGTGATCGTCAATTCGCGTACCGGCACCGTGGTCATCGGTTCGGATGTGCGCGTGAGCGCCGCGGCCGTTGCACATGGTTCGATCCAGGTCACCATCAGCGAACAACCGCAGGTCAGCCAGCCCGGGCCTTTCAGCAACGGCCAGACCACGGTGGTGCCGAACAGCCAGATTTCGATCAATCAGCAGGGCGGTCACATGTTCAAGTTCGGTCCCGGCGTAAGCCTGGATTCGATCGTGCGTGCGGTGAATCAGGTCGGTGCGACACCGACGGATCTGATTTCGATTCTTGAGGCGCTGAAGCAAGCCGGCGCCTTGCATGCCGATCTTGTGGTGATCTGA
- the flgH gene encoding flagellar basal body L-ring protein FlgH — protein MPNSHLYARLISAAWLVAMLAGCAGMQERQKKEDAEWAATAPVTQPAPVAADGSIYHDMQNLELFNDPRAHRVGDILTINLVEAMQASKTSETTTSKTDKNTLNAPEVLGHTLSVKGGNTADSNLNSANSFDGTGSSTQSNQLTGEFTVTVAQRLSNGNMLVRGEKWLTINQGQELIRLSGIVRPEDIAQDNSVDSTRVADAHITYTGRGVLNSANQQGWLARFFNSKWMPY, from the coding sequence ATGCCGAATTCACATCTGTATGCGCGTCTCATTTCTGCTGCATGGCTTGTCGCGATGCTGGCGGGCTGTGCGGGAATGCAGGAGCGGCAAAAGAAGGAAGATGCCGAATGGGCTGCCACGGCGCCGGTCACGCAGCCCGCACCGGTGGCTGCCGATGGCTCGATCTACCACGACATGCAGAACCTGGAGCTATTCAATGATCCACGTGCGCATCGTGTCGGCGACATTCTGACCATCAACCTGGTCGAGGCCATGCAGGCCAGCAAGACCTCGGAAACCACCACCAGCAAGACCGACAAGAACACGCTCAATGCGCCGGAAGTGCTGGGTCATACGCTCAGCGTTAAAGGTGGCAACACGGCGGATTCGAATCTCAATTCGGCCAATAGCTTCGACGGCACGGGCAGCAGCACGCAGAGCAATCAGCTCACCGGCGAGTTCACGGTGACCGTGGCGCAGCGGCTTTCCAACGGCAACATGCTGGTACGCGGCGAGAAGTGGCTGACGATTAACCAGGGTCAGGAGCTGATTCGTCTTTCCGGCATCGTGCGTCCCGAAGATATCGCCCAGGACAATTCTGTCGATTCCACGCGTGTGGCCGATGCGCATATCACCTACACCGGCCGCGGTGTGCTCAACAGTGCCAACCAGCAGGGCTGGCTGGCGAGGTTCTTCAATTCCAAGTGGATGCCTTATTAA
- the flgG gene encoding flagellar basal-body rod protein FlgG, with the protein MFSSLWIAKTGLDAQQTEMDVISNNLANASTTGFKSSRANFQDLMYQNEGQPGGQTTEQTQTPSGMLLGTGVKVVGTEKLFTQGAITQTGNSLDVAVQGNGFLQVTMPDGTIAYTRDGSLQEDSTGQLVTSDGYPVTPAITLPTNVNSVTIGTDGTVSVTSNGSTKPTTIGTIQLANFVNPAGLESMGQNLYLETESSGTAQTGQPGVNGMGTLSQGSLESSNTNVVEEMVNMIQAQRTYEMNSKSISAVDDMLSFVIQHT; encoded by the coding sequence ATGTTCTCCTCACTTTGGATTGCCAAAACCGGATTGGATGCGCAGCAGACGGAGATGGATGTCATCTCCAACAATCTTGCCAATGCCAGCACCACCGGCTTCAAGTCTTCGCGCGCCAACTTCCAGGATCTGATGTACCAAAACGAAGGCCAGCCCGGCGGTCAGACCACGGAGCAAACCCAGACACCCAGCGGCATGTTGTTGGGCACCGGTGTGAAAGTGGTTGGCACTGAAAAGCTGTTCACGCAAGGTGCCATCACGCAAACCGGCAATTCGCTGGACGTAGCCGTTCAAGGCAACGGTTTCCTGCAGGTCACCATGCCGGACGGCACCATTGCGTACACGCGCGACGGTTCGCTGCAAGAAGATTCCACCGGTCAGTTGGTGACTTCCGATGGCTATCCGGTCACCCCGGCGATTACCCTGCCGACCAACGTCAACAGCGTCACCATCGGCACCGATGGCACGGTAAGCGTTACCAGCAACGGATCTACCAAGCCCACCACGATCGGTACGATCCAGCTTGCCAACTTTGTGAATCCCGCCGGCCTGGAGTCGATGGGACAGAACCTTTATCTGGAAACCGAATCCAGCGGCACGGCGCAGACCGGACAGCCCGGCGTCAACGGCATGGGCACGCTCTCCCAAGGCTCGCTGGAATCTTCCAACACCAACGTGGTGGAAGAGATGGTCAACATGATCCAGGCGCAACGCACGTACGAGATGAACTCCAAGTCGATCAGCGCTGTGGACGACATGTTGTCGTTCGTGATCCAACATACCTGA